A window of the Rhipicephalus sanguineus isolate Rsan-2018 unplaced genomic scaffold, BIME_Rsan_1.4 Seq592, whole genome shotgun sequence genome harbors these coding sequences:
- the LOC119377870 gene encoding glutaryl-CoA dehydrogenase, mitochondrial-like: MLLRALVPMLVRAGARQSCRAASSAKRFDHRDVFLLEEQLTEEERLVRDTVRDYCQARLQPRVLLANRHETFDRDIVCELGELGVLGSTLQGYGCAGTSYVAYGLTAREVERVDSGYRSTMSVQSSLVMLPIYLFGTEEQKQKYLPRLAKGELLGCFGLTEPNHGSNPGGLETRARHDPSARTYTLNGSKTWSVDSFST; this comes from the exons ATGCTACTACGGGCTCTCGTGCCAATGCTCGTGCGTGCCGGCGCGAGGCAGTCGT GTCGGGCTGCCTCTTCAGCAAAAC GCTTTGACCACCGGGATGTGTTCCTGCTGGAAGAGCAGCTGACTGAGGAAGAGCGCCTGGTGCGAGACACGGTGCGCGACTACTGCCAGGCACGGCTGCAGCCACGCGTGCTCCTGGCCAACCGGCACGAGACCTTTGACCGGGACATAGTTTGCGAGCTGGGGGAGCTGGGTGTGCTGGGCAGCACCCTGCAGGGATACGGCTGTGCAGGCACCTCCTATGTGGCATATGGCCTCACCGCCCGGGAGGTGGAGAG GGTGGACAGTGGCTACCGCTCGACCATGAGTGTGCAGTCCTCTCTGGTGATGCTGCCCATCTACCTGTTTGGCACTGAAGAGCAGAAGCAGAAGTACCTGCCGAGGCTGGCCAAGGGTGAACTGTTGGGCTGCTTTGGTCTCACCGAGCCCAACCATGGCAGCAACCCTGGCGGCCTCGAAACCCGTGCACGACACGATCCTTCGGCACGCACCTACACACTCAATGGTTCAAAGACTTGGTCAGTAGACTCCTTTTCCAC